DNA from Intestinimonas massiliensis (ex Afouda et al. 2020):
CCCATGAGGAAGGGGTAGTTATACACATGCTTACGGCACTGGATCTCGAACCGCTCCAGAAGCTGCTCCACGCACAGGTCCAGCATCCGGTCCAGCCCTTCGAAGAAGACGTTCACGTCGCCCTTGGCCTTGATGGCCAGCCGGGGCAGATTGATGGTGGTGAAGCTCAGATTGCCCCGGCCGTTGCAGATCTCCCGTTCCGGGTCGTGGACGTTGCCGATGACCCGGGTGCGGCAGCCCATATAGGCGATCTCGGTCTCGGGGTGGCCGGGCTTGTAGTACTGGAGATTGAAGGGAGCGTCGATAAAGGAGAAGTTGGGAAACAGCCGCTTGGCCGAGCAGCGGATGGCGAGCTGGAACAGGTCGTAGTTGGGGTCCCCCGGCTCATAGTTGACCCCGGACTTCACCCGGAAGATCTGGATGGGGAAGATGGGGGTCTCGCCGCCGCCCAGCCCGGCCTCGGTGGCCAGCAGGATGTTCTTCATGACCATGCGGCCCTCGGGGGAGGTGTCGGTGCCGTAGTTGATGGAGGAGAAGGGGGTCTGAGCCCCGGCCCGGGAGTGCATGGTGTTCAGGTTGTGGATGAGGGCCTCCATGGCCTGATAGGCAGCCCGGTCGGTCTCCTTGACGGCCCGGGCGTGGGCGAACCGCTGTGCTTTTTTCAGCTCGCCCTCCTCCCCGAAGGGGGCCAGCCGGGGCAGCTCGGCGGCAAAGTAGTCCTCGCAGTCGGCCAGGGTGGGCGCAAGGCCGGTCTCCTCCTGGATCTCGCCCTGGAGCATCTTCAGTCTGGCCTCCGGGTCCTCGTCCCCGCATAGGAGCATCAGGGCGCGGGCCAGATTCTGCCGGTACATGCGCACAAAGGTCTTGCGCACGCCGTCGGCCATGCCGTAGTCGAAGTTGACCACCGACTGGCCGCCGTGCTGGTCGTTCTGGTTGGACTGGATGGCGATGCAGCACAGTGCGGCGTAGGAGGAGATGTCGTTGGGCTCCCGCAGGGTGCCGTGGCCGGTGGAGAACCCCCCGGCGAAGAGCTTCTGGATGTCGATCTGGCAGCAGGTGGTGGTGAGGGTGAGGAAATCCAGGTCGTGGATGTGGATGTCCCCCTCCCGGTGAGCCCGGGCGTGCTCTGGATCGAGGACGAACATATCGTAAAACTGCTTGGCGCCCTCGGAGCCGAACTTGAGCATGGCGCCCATGGCGGTGTCGCCGTCGATGTTGGCGTTTTCCCGCTTGATGTCGGAGTCCTTGGCGGCGGTGTAGGTGATGTCTCCGTAGATCTTCATCAGCCGGGTGTTCATCTCCCGGCTGCGGCTGCGCTGGTCGCGGTAGAGGATGTAGGCCTTGGCCGTCTGGATGTACCCGTTGTCCATGAGCACCTGCTCCACCAGATCCTGGATGTGCTCCACCTCCGGGCAGGCGCCCCCCTCCTCGGCCAGCAGGGCCAGGACCTGATCCGCCAGGCGCTGGGCCGCCTCCTCCTGGCCGGGCTTGTACGTGGCGTTAAAGGCCTTGGTAATGGCGGCGGCGATCTTGGACTGGTCGAAGGGCACCAGGCGGCCGTCTCTTTTCTTGATCTTGGTCACGGTCATTTTTTGTCTCTCCTCCCCATAAGCATCAAAAAACGCCCCTGCACGGGGCGAAACATCCTGTCACCACAGCACACTATATGTTGTGGTTCAAATTTCAACGTGCACCAATATGATACCCTATCGTGGGCAGGCCGTCAAGAGGCACGGAGCAAGAAGCCTCAAAAACACCCGCCAAAGATGGCGGGTGTTTTTTAGGGATTTCTACCAGTTGACAGCCCCATCCCGCCTCAGAGCAGGATCAGTCCGTATTTCTCCGACATGCGCGCCAGAAACTCCGGCTCCAGCTCAGCGGTGCCGTCGTAGAAGGCTCGTCCCTGATAGGCCCGCAGGGCCCCCTCCAGCAGCTCCGGCACGTCGGACCACAGGCACAGGGCGTCCCGGACGGCGTACTGCTCCCGGGCGAAAATCTCCAGGTCGTCGGTGTCCAGCACCTCGATCTTCAGCGCCCCCACCGGGCGCTCCTCCTCGGCCTCCAGAATGTCCTCCATCAGGTGATCGGTACACTGGATGGTCTCCCCCACGTCCACGTCCGGGGTGATGAACCGGGCCTCCTTCTCGCTGGCGCAGGGAATGACGTCGGGGTCCTTCTCCACGGGCGGGAAAGCGGAAAAGTCAACGGTGGCCATGGCCCGTCCCAGGGCGGCAATGTGAGCCGGGGCGGTGCCGCAGCACCCGCCGAAGATGCGCACCCCCGCCGCCGCCCACTGGGGGGTCCGCCGGGCAAACGCGTCGGCATTGTCCGGGTAGTCGGGCTTTCCCGACGTCAGGTCGGGCAGCCCGGCGCTGGGCTCGGCGATGAGGGGCAGGTCGGTGTATAGATGCAGACGGGCAAGCTGCTCCTCCGCCACCGCCGGGTCCACGCAGTTGAGGCCGAAGGCGGTCACCCCCATGCCCTGCATGACGATGGCGCAGGCCAGCACGTCGGTGCCGCTGGGGGTACGGCCCTCCTCGTCGCAGTAGCAGGTCACCAGGATGGGCCTGCGGCTGCCCGACTCCCGGATGCCCAGCACGGCCGCCCGGGCCTCGGCCATGGCCATGACGCTCTCCACCAGGAACAGGTCCACCCCCGCCCGCTCCAGGGCGGCGGCCTGCTCGGCATAGAAGCCCACCAGCACCTCGAAGGGGGTCTCTCCATAGGGCGGGATGGCATGGAGCGTGGGGCCCAGATCCCCGGCCACCAGAGCGCGGCCTGCCGCCGCCTGCCGGGTCAGGCCGGTCAGGCGGGCATTGTACTCCTCCACCCGGTCGGCCAGTCCGAATTTCTCCAGGGCGCCCCGATTGGCCCCCAGGGTAGGAGTCACCAGCACCTGGGCGCCCGCCTCCACATAGGCGCGCTGGAGCTCCAGCAGGGCCTCCGGGTGCTCCAGGGCCCACTGCTCGGTACAGGCGCCCAGGGGCATGCCGCGTTTTTGCAGCTCGGTACCGGTGGCGCCGTCCATCAAAAACGGCAGGGATAAGGGAATGGGGTCCATAATATGGAATTCCTCCTCAATGTCTGTGCAGGTTTCATTCGGTAGATAAGTATATCACATCCTGCGGGGAAAAAGCAAGAAAAGGGGCGGCAGAGCCGCCCCCTTCTGGCTGTTTCATTCACCGGCCAACTGCTGCTTGCCGTGGTAGATGGGCTTCCACTCCACCTTGCGGACCAGTGCCGCCAGGGAAATGGGGATGTACGTAAACATAAACAGAGGAAAGGTGAACACATAGGCCAGCTTCTTCCAGCCGGGCTCCCGGATCTGCTTCCACTCACAGCACACCGTCAGCAGGCCGTAGAAAAACAGTCCCGCGTAGAAGCTCACCACCGTAGAGGCCAAAAAGCCCTTGGTCAGGCGCATCACCCGCCAGGCCACATAGGCGGGCTGGGTCACGCAGGCCCCCCATACGATGAGATTAAAGGCCACCACCAGCAGGGTCAGCAGCATGCCCGGCGCCACGGTCATCAGCATGTCATAGCAGGACCAGCCCTTCCGGCCGGGCCGGAGGCAGCCCTTCAGCAGGGACAGGCCGTACTTGACGTCCACCTGGTAAAAGCCCTTGGACCACCGCAGCCGCTGGTCCCAGGACTGCTGGAAGGTGGTGGGCTGCTCGTCGTAGACCATCGCCCCGTCGCAGTAGCCGATGCGCACCCCTTTCAGGGCGCAGCTCACGGAGAATTCAATATCCTCGGTAAGCAGGTGATAGGGCCAGCCGCCATTCTGGCGGATCACATCGGCGGAGACCAGAAAGCCGGTGCCCGACACGTGGCAGTTGGAGCCCAGCAGCATCCGGGGAAAATTGAGGAACCGGGCCTCCCGCAGGAACCAGATGGAGTAGCCCGCCGAAATCCAGTTGCTTCCAAAATTCTTGGAGTTGCGGTAGCAGGTGATGGCACCGTATTTGCCGGTGTCAAAGACCCGGTTCATCTCGGCGGTGAACGCCGGGTCCACCAGATTGTCGGCGTCAAAGACGAAGTACCCCTCGTAATCCTCCCGGCCCTCCTCGGCCAGCCGGTGGAACAGGTAGTCCAGGGCATAGCCCTTCCCCTTCCGGGTCTGGTCGTGCCGCTCGTAGACGGCCGCACCCGCCTGGCGGGCCACCCGGGCCGTGTCGTCGGTGCAGTTGTCCGCCACGACGTAGATGTCCAGCAGCTCCTCCGGGTAGTGCTGCGCCCGTAGGCTCTGGATCAGCTCTCCGATGACCCCCGCCTCATTGCGCGCCGCCACGATGGCGGCGAAGCGGTGCTGACGGGCGGGGGGCCTGCGGTCCTTCCGCTTCCTGCGGACGAACCCCACCGCCAGATAGAAGAGCTGGTAAAAATAGACGGTAAAGAAAAAAACCGCGATGAACAGGTTGAAAAGCTCAACCCACTGTAGCATTCTCATGATATTCACCCAATGTTGTCCCTTGGCCCCAGGCGGGCCGCTCCTTCGTGAGGGATATCATAGCACGGTTTTGAAATGTTACAAGGGCTTTTCTTGTACTTTAATGAAAATTTAAGTATTTGTTTCCAGTTTGTTAAAGAGGGCGCCCCAGCGGGACGCCCTCTTTCGTCACATTCACATCTTTTCCGGGGCGGTCACACCCAGCAGGTCCAGACCGTTGGCGATGACGGAGCGCACGGTATCGGCCAGCTTGAGCCGGGCGGAGAGCAGCGCAGGCTCCTCGCCCTTGATGCGGCAGGCGTTGTAAAAGCGGTGGAAGTCCCCGGCCAGGCCCACCAGATAGCGGTTGATGCGGGAGGGATCGTAGTCCCGGGCCGCCAGGCGGATCTCCTCGGGGAGCTGGGACAGGGTCTTGAGCAGCGCTTTCTCCTCGGCGGTGGCCAGTAGGGCGGCGTCGGCCTGGGCCGCGGCAGGCACCTGGTCCCCCTCCTCGGCAAGCCGGGCGACCAGGGAGCAGATGCGGGCGTGGGCGTACTGGACGTAATACACCGGGTTGTCGGAGTCCTGCCGCACCGCCAGGTCCAGGTCGAAGTCCACAGGACTGGTGGCGGAGCGGGAGTTGAAGAAGTACCGGGCGGCGTCCACGGGGACCTCGTCTAAGAGGTCGTGGAGGGCGATGGCCTTACCGGAGCGCTTGGACATGCGCACCGGCTTGCCGTCCTGAAGCAGGTTGACCAGTTGCATGAGCACGATGATCAGCCGGTGGGAGCCGTCCAGGCCCAGGCCGTCCAGGGCGGCCTGGAGACGGGCCACATGGCCGTGGTGGTCTGCCCCCCAGATGTTGATCGCCTTGTCAAAGCCCCGCTTTTCCAGCTTGTTGCGGTGGTAGGCGATGTCGGCGGCGAAGTAGGTGTAGAAGCCGTTGGCCCGGCACAGCACGTCGTCCTTCAGGTCCAGCTTGTCGGCCTGCTCCCGGGTCTTGCCCTCAGCCATATACTTCTGTTTGAGCAGCTCGGTGGTCTTGAGCCAAAGGGCTCCGTCCTTTTCATAGGTCCAGCCCCGTTCAGTGAGCATCCCCACCGTCTCGGCAATATAGCCGGACTGGTGGAGCTCGGACTCGAAGAACCACTGGTCGTACTCGATCTTATAGCGGCGCAGGTCCTCCTTCATCTTGGGGACGTTGGTCTCCAGGCCGAAGCGGGACATATCCTCCAGCCAGACCGCCTCCGGCTCGTCCCGGTAGCGGTCGCCGTGGAGCTCGTAAAAGGCCTGGGCCAGCTCCTTGATGTCATCGCCGTGGTAGGCATTTTCCGGCAGGGGGAAGTTCTCCTCTCCCACCAGGAGCTGCATATAGCGGGCGTGGATGGACTCGGCAAACTTGTGGATCTGGTTGCCCGCGTCGTTGACGTAGAACTCCTTCCAGGTGTGGCAGCCTGCCCGGCGGAGCACGTTGGCCAGGGTGTCGCCCAGCACGCCGCCCCGGGCGTTGCCCATGTGCATGGGGCCGGTGGGGTTGGCGGAGACGAACTCCACCATGACCTTCTCCCCGTGCCCCTCGTCGCACTGGCCGTAAGCCGCGCCCTCCCGCTCGATGTCGGAGAGCACCTCGCCGTACCAGCGGGAGCCCAGGTAGAAATTCAGAAAGCCGGGGCCGGCAATCTCGGCCCGCTGGAAGTAGGAGCCCTTCAGGTCCAGATGGTCCAGGATAGCCTGGGCGATGGCCCGGGGCGCCATGTGCAGGGTCTTGGCCCCGGCCATGGCAAAGGAGGATGCGTAGTCGCCGTGGCTGACCTCCTTGGGGATATCCACATTGCCCCGCACCACCGCCCCGGCGGGGAGAGCCCCGGCCGCGGCGGCCTTCTCATAGGCGTTCTGCGTGAGCTCGGCCACCTGGTCCCGGGCCGCCTGGATGAGGTTCGACATAGTCTTGATCACCTTTTCTTCTGTAATTAAGAGCGCCAGAGCGCCCGGCGGCACCCCGGCCGCTACTGCCGCAGCAGCGGCCCTTTTTCCCGCACGTTGATGCGGAACAGGTTCTCCCCCGCCACCGCATGGTCGATTCCCCCACGCCGCAGGCGCCGCGGGGCCCCCGCCCCATTTTATCTGCGCGGGCGAAGTGAATTCGCCCGGCATCAAGGTTTTGCTTCGCAAAACGCTTGGGTCCGAAATCGACCCCGCCTACTGCCGCAGCAGCGGCCCTTTTTCCCGCACGTTGATGCGGAACAGGTTCTCCCCCGCCACCGCGTGGTCGATTCCCCCACGCCGCAGGCGCCGCGGGGCCCCCGCCCCATTTTATCTGCGCGGGCGAAGTGAATTCGCCCGGCATCAAGGTTTTGCTTCGCAAAACGCTTGGGTCCGAAATCGACCCCGCCTACTGCCGCAGCAGCGGCCCTTTTTCCCGCACGTTGATGCGGAACAGGTTCTCCCCCGCCACCGCGTGGTCGATTTCGATGGCGTAATCAATCTCGATCTCGCCACCGTCCTCGTTCAGGTTGGACCGCATCTTGCGGGTATTGATGCCAATGGACAGCGCCCCATAGGGGGTGTCGTACATGGAGAAATGCCGCTTGCCCAGTTGGAACACCATCTGAGAATTGACCATGCCCATGCGCATGAGCGTGATGCGGTCGGGCTCGACCTGGAAGGTGGTCAGGGTCCCCTCCAGTCCGGTGAGCTCGCTCTCCTGATAACTGAACGTATAGCCCTCGTCGCCGCAGTCCATAAGCCGCCCCTCGGTGACCAACTCAATGGTCTCAGGCTCGGCGTCCTCGTAGGTCTGGGTGCCCTTGATGGAGATGATGACGCTTTTATCCATAAACGATTTACCTCGATACGCTTTCAGAATGCATTGCGCGGGCTATTATATACTACTTAAATCCGATTGTAAAGTCCGAAAGGGACCGTCAATAGTTCCAAATGTCCACCTTTTCCACATCCTCCGTCACATCCCTCTGGAGGAAAATGGACGCCAGGCCGGAAAAGCCCTCCACGCTGTCGCTGACAAAGAACCGGCAGCGACCGGTCCGACCCGGTCCCGTCAGGCTCCCCCGCTCCCGGAGCGTGCCGGCCACCCGCCGGGCGCACTGCTCGCCCACATCCACCAGCGTCACGTCCGGCCCCATCACGCCGCCGATCACGCGCTTGAGCAGCGGGTAATGGGTGCAGCCCAGCATCAGCGTGTCAATGCCGTCCGCCTTCAGCGGCTGGAGGTACTCCGCCGCCACGGTCTCCGCCACCAGGTCTCCGGGCCGGAAGCGCCCGTTTTCCACCAGAGGCACGAACAGCGGGCAGGCGGCGGCGAACACCTGGGCGTCGGGCCGCAGGGAGGCGATGCGCCGCTCATAGGCGCCGCTTCGGATCGAGGCCTGGGTGCCGATGAGGCCGATCTTCCCGTTGCGCGTGGCCTGGACAGCGGCATCCGACGCCGGCTCCACCACGCCCCAGATGGGGATGTCATTCTCCGCCGTCAGCACGTCCAGCGCCGTGGTCGACACAGTACCGCAGGCCACCACGATGCCCTTCAGGTCGAAGGTGCGCAGAAAGGCAACATCCTGCCGGGCGTAGCGGATGAGCGTCTCCCGGGAGCGGCCGCCGTAGGGCACCCGGCCGGTGTCTCCAAAATAGATGATATCCTCCGCCGGGAGCAAGCGGGACAGCTCCCGCAGAGCCGTCAGGCCGCCCAGACCGGAGTCAAAAACGCCAATGGGTCTTGTATCCAACGTGCAAACCCCCAAAATTCGCCGCTGGGGCGAGTTGTTCTTACCTATGATATGCGAAAATTCCCGCAAACACAAGCACAAATTTCCCTGCCGGTTGCGTTTGACAACGGGGGAAAATATAATATAATAAGAGTGTGCTACCAGCACGTCAGACCTTTTGGCAGTTCGCCCCGCAAAGGAGGGTTATCCCATGAAACTGGAGCTGACCAAGAAGCAATACCGCCGTCTGCTGGACCTGGCGTATATCGGCAACTGGATTCTCAATTCCACCCGCGGCGAGGACCGCATCCGGGACTACGACGAGGTGGAGAGCCTGCTCTTCGGCAAGGCCGCCGACGAGGGCATGGGCGTGGTTGCCGAGGTATACAACGGAGAGGTCATCCCCTCCCGGGCCTTTGCGGAGGGCGGCATCCACGAAGCCATCATGGACTACGAGGACAACGTGTTCTTCGAGATTCTGGCCGAAGACCTGGCCCGCAGGGATATGGACGACGTGCCTATCGACGAGAGCAATTACGAAGAGCTGGCCTCCCGGATCGACGCCTATATCAGCGAATTTGAGGAGCACGGCACCGATAACATCCTGGTGGACAGCGACATCATGTAGCGCGGCAAAACCGGCGGGGGACGCGAAACGCGTCCCCCGCTCTTTTATGCCTCCTCGGTCAGGCGGCGCAGCTCGGCCTCCAGCGCGGCCGCCTCCTGCTCCGTCCGGACCCGCAGGTCCTCCAGCTTGCCCAGCGCCGCCTCCACCCGGCTACGGGTCTCGTTCACGCTGTCCTGCGAGTCCCGAATCTTGCTCTGCACCATCCAGTCGAAGAGAAATCCGTCGAAGAAATAGTCCCCGAAGGTCTCGAAGGCCCCCACCTCTAGGCCCAGGTCGGCCTGTACCTTCACGTCGGCCAGCTCTGACCGGAACCGGCTCAGGGCGCACTGGGCCTGGTACATCAGATCCCTGGCCTCGTCCATCCGGGAGTGCTTGATGGCCGTGGCCAGCATCCCGCCCCCCAGCATGTCGTACACGCCCCAGCTCCCTGCGCTCTCCAGCTTGCCGCCGGCGCTGTCCAGGTCAAAGGCGGCCTGCCGGCCCGCCCGGACGGCCTCTTCCATCTCCCGGCACATACTGCGGCAGGCGGCCAGCTTCTCCTCCAGCTCTCGGATGCGCCCGCCCAGGGCCGGGTCGCTTTGGGCCATGCGGCGGCGCTTCTCCTCCAGCAGCGCCCGGCAGCGGTCCTCCAGGCCGTCCAGCGCCCGCAGGCGCTCCCGAGTCTGCCGCCAGCGACCCTCCACATCCTCCAGGGCCCGCACGGCGGACTGGTAGTTGGCCCGGGCGGCGGCCGCCTCCCGGCGCTCCTGGTCCAGCGCCTCCTCCCGGCGGCCCAGTACGGTCTGCCAGATGGCGGCCAGACTCATTCCCTCCAGCGCGTCCACGTCGGCCTGCTCCTTGTCCAGTTCCGCCCGCAGCGCCCGCTTCCGCTCCCGCAGGGCCTGCTGCTCCCCGTCCAGCTCCGCCAGCATGGCCTCCAGCCGGCCCCGCCCGGCCAGCTTCTCCCGAATCTCCGCCAGCTCCCGGTCCAGCGCCTCCCAGTTCTTCATTTCATCCGCCTCCATTCGTTTTAATGGAATTGTACCAGTCTTTCTCTTTCCTGTCCATATTGCGTCATAGCCGGGGACAAACCCGCATATACATGTCCCTGTCCAAGCAAAATGACAGATGCGGGAGTGTGGCTGGTATGCAGACAGGCTGGAATGAAAATCGGGCGCTGCTCCGGGGGACGGCGGCGGGGTCCCCCGTCTTTTCCCACGAGAACCACGGCGTGGCCTACGACCTCTTTCCCCTGTCGGTGCAGCGGCTCTCCGGCGCCGCAGACCGGCTCAACGTGGTGCTGCCCCGCTCCCTGCTGACGGCCTGCCCCGTGTACGAGGGTCTGCCGCTGGAGGTGCAGGGGGAGGTCCGTTCCTTTAATAACCGCAGCGGCAGCGGCAGCCGTCTGGTCATTACCGTGCTGGCCCGGGAGTTGGCCCCCACGGCAGAAAAGCCCGCCAACCATCTGGCGCTGGCAGGCGCCCTGTGCAAGCCCCCCATCCTCCGGCGGACGCCTCTGGGCCGTGAGATCTGCGATCTGATGCTGGCGGTGAACCGGAGGTACGGCCGAGCGGACTACCTGCCCTGCATCGCCTGGGGAGCCCTGGCTCAGAGCTGCGGCCAGTTGTCCGTGGGAGATCCGCTCCGGCTGGAGGGCCGCCTTCAGAGCCGCACCTATCAAAAGCTGGTGGACGGCGTCCCCCAGGACCGCACCGCCTTTGAGGTCTCCATCATGCAGTTGGCGGAGTTTTGAGACCATTGCCCTCAAAAAATGCACCGGCTTTTGAAAAGCCGGTGCATTTTTGCTGCATGGGACACAATTATTTCCACTCAAACACGCCGCGGTTGAGGACGGCCTTGCCGGTGTTCTGGTCCACGAAGCGGAAGTAGGCCTTGCCCGCCTCCATCTTCCAGATCTGGGTCTGCACCGGAGTGCCGGGCAGCAGGGGGCTGCTCATCTGCGCGGCCATCCGGGCCGCCCGCTCGGGTTCGCCGGGAATCAGCGCGCCGATCATCATGCGGCAGGCAAAGCCGAAGGAGCAAAGGCCCTGCACGATGGGCTGGTCAAACTTCATGTTCTTGGCGTACTCCGGGTCCACATGGATCAGATTGGTGTCGCCGGTCAGCCGGTAGAGCAGGTTCTGCACCTCGCTGACATAGTCATCCACCACAAAGTCCGGCTCCCGTTCGGGGATGACCACATCGCTCTTGGGCATGGGCTTGCCGCCGAAGCCGCCCGCCTCGTGGAAGAAGGTGGTGGAGTAGTTGGTGCACACCAGATTCCCGGCCTCATCCCGCACGTCGATCTTGGTCTTGACCACGGCGCCCTTGCCCTCGCCCCGGTCGTATACATCCACGATCTGGTCCTGCCACTGGAAGGTGCCTTTGATGGGGTCGATGGGCCGGTGCCAGATGATCTCGTGGTCCATGTTCAGGAAGGCGATGGTGGGCTTGATGATCTCATCGGCCAGCATGGAGGCGGGCAGAGGCATCCACTGGTAGGGGCGCACGTTGACCGTGGCCCAATAGGGCACCGCGCCG
Protein-coding regions in this window:
- a CDS encoding anaerobic ribonucleoside triphosphate reductase; amino-acid sequence: MTVTKIKKRDGRLVPFDQSKIAAAITKAFNATYKPGQEEAAQRLADQVLALLAEEGGACPEVEHIQDLVEQVLMDNGYIQTAKAYILYRDQRSRSREMNTRLMKIYGDITYTAAKDSDIKRENANIDGDTAMGAMLKFGSEGAKQFYDMFVLDPEHARAHREGDIHIHDLDFLTLTTTCCQIDIQKLFAGGFSTGHGTLREPNDISSYAALCCIAIQSNQNDQHGGQSVVNFDYGMADGVRKTFVRMYRQNLARALMLLCGDEDPEARLKMLQGEIQEETGLAPTLADCEDYFAAELPRLAPFGEEGELKKAQRFAHARAVKETDRAAYQAMEALIHNLNTMHSRAGAQTPFSSINYGTDTSPEGRMVMKNILLATEAGLGGGETPIFPIQIFRVKSGVNYEPGDPNYDLFQLAIRCSAKRLFPNFSFIDAPFNLQYYKPGHPETEIAYMGCRTRVIGNVHDPEREICNGRGNLSFTTINLPRLAIKAKGDVNVFFEGLDRMLDLCVEQLLERFEIQCRKHVYNYPFLMGQGVWLDSDKLDWNDEVREVLKHGTLSVGFIGLAECLKALVGVHHGESEKARVLGREIVAHMRARMDAESAGRGLNFSLLATPAEGLSGRFVRIDKEKYGTIPGVTDRDYYTNSFHVPVYFPISAHEKIAIEAPYHALTNAGHITYIEMDGDPCDNLEAFERVIRDMKEHGIGYGSVNHPVDRDPVCGFSGIIGDQCPGCGRTEADGVPFERIRRITGYLVGTLDRFNNAKRAEERDRVKHSV
- a CDS encoding homocysteine S-methyltransferase family protein, encoding MDPIPLSLPFLMDGATGTELQKRGMPLGACTEQWALEHPEALLELQRAYVEAGAQVLVTPTLGANRGALEKFGLADRVEEYNARLTGLTRQAAAGRALVAGDLGPTLHAIPPYGETPFEVLVGFYAEQAAALERAGVDLFLVESVMAMAEARAAVLGIRESGSRRPILVTCYCDEEGRTPSGTDVLACAIVMQGMGVTAFGLNCVDPAVAEEQLARLHLYTDLPLIAEPSAGLPDLTSGKPDYPDNADAFARRTPQWAAAGVRIFGGCCGTAPAHIAALGRAMATVDFSAFPPVEKDPDVIPCASEKEARFITPDVDVGETIQCTDHLMEDILEAEEERPVGALKIEVLDTDDLEIFAREQYAVRDALCLWSDVPELLEGALRAYQGRAFYDGTAELEPEFLARMSEKYGLILL
- a CDS encoding glycosyltransferase family 2 protein, which gives rise to MRMLQWVELFNLFIAVFFFTVYFYQLFYLAVGFVRRKRKDRRPPARQHRFAAIVAARNEAGVIGELIQSLRAQHYPEELLDIYVVADNCTDDTARVARQAGAAVYERHDQTRKGKGYALDYLFHRLAEEGREDYEGYFVFDADNLVDPAFTAEMNRVFDTGKYGAITCYRNSKNFGSNWISAGYSIWFLREARFLNFPRMLLGSNCHVSGTGFLVSADVIRQNGGWPYHLLTEDIEFSVSCALKGVRIGYCDGAMVYDEQPTTFQQSWDQRLRWSKGFYQVDVKYGLSLLKGCLRPGRKGWSCYDMLMTVAPGMLLTLLVVAFNLIVWGACVTQPAYVAWRVMRLTKGFLASTVVSFYAGLFFYGLLTVCCEWKQIREPGWKKLAYVFTFPLFMFTYIPISLAALVRKVEWKPIYHGKQQLAGE
- the argS gene encoding arginine--tRNA ligase, producing the protein MSNLIQAARDQVAELTQNAYEKAAAAGALPAGAVVRGNVDIPKEVSHGDYASSFAMAGAKTLHMAPRAIAQAILDHLDLKGSYFQRAEIAGPGFLNFYLGSRWYGEVLSDIEREGAAYGQCDEGHGEKVMVEFVSANPTGPMHMGNARGGVLGDTLANVLRRAGCHTWKEFYVNDAGNQIHKFAESIHARYMQLLVGEENFPLPENAYHGDDIKELAQAFYELHGDRYRDEPEAVWLEDMSRFGLETNVPKMKEDLRRYKIEYDQWFFESELHQSGYIAETVGMLTERGWTYEKDGALWLKTTELLKQKYMAEGKTREQADKLDLKDDVLCRANGFYTYFAADIAYHRNKLEKRGFDKAINIWGADHHGHVARLQAALDGLGLDGSHRLIIVLMQLVNLLQDGKPVRMSKRSGKAIALHDLLDEVPVDAARYFFNSRSATSPVDFDLDLAVRQDSDNPVYYVQYAHARICSLVARLAEEGDQVPAAAQADAALLATAEEKALLKTLSQLPEEIRLAARDYDPSRINRYLVGLAGDFHRFYNACRIKGEEPALLSARLKLADTVRSVIANGLDLLGVTAPEKM
- a CDS encoding DUF1934 domain-containing protein, which codes for MDKSVIISIKGTQTYEDAEPETIELVTEGRLMDCGDEGYTFSYQESELTGLEGTLTTFQVEPDRITLMRMGMVNSQMVFQLGKRHFSMYDTPYGALSIGINTRKMRSNLNEDGGEIEIDYAIEIDHAVAGENLFRINVREKGPLLRQ
- the murI gene encoding glutamate racemase — translated: MDTRPIGVFDSGLGGLTALRELSRLLPAEDIIYFGDTGRVPYGGRSRETLIRYARQDVAFLRTFDLKGIVVACGTVSTTALDVLTAENDIPIWGVVEPASDAAVQATRNGKIGLIGTQASIRSGAYERRIASLRPDAQVFAAACPLFVPLVENGRFRPGDLVAETVAAEYLQPLKADGIDTLMLGCTHYPLLKRVIGGVMGPDVTLVDVGEQCARRVAGTLRERGSLTGPGRTGRCRFFVSDSVEGFSGLASIFLQRDVTEDVEKVDIWNY
- a CDS encoding single-stranded DNA-binding protein yields the protein MQTGWNENRALLRGTAAGSPVFSHENHGVAYDLFPLSVQRLSGAADRLNVVLPRSLLTACPVYEGLPLEVQGEVRSFNNRSGSGSRLVITVLARELAPTAEKPANHLALAGALCKPPILRRTPLGREICDLMLAVNRRYGRADYLPCIAWGALAQSCGQLSVGDPLRLEGRLQSRTYQKLVDGVPQDRTAFEVSIMQLAEF
- a CDS encoding MaoC/PaaZ C-terminal domain-containing protein, producing the protein MEKYDLNQLIGCKMEPRYVEYNWRDVALYALAVGAHKEDLSYYYEKYLKAIPTFGAVPYWATVNVRPYQWMPLPASMLADEIIKPTIAFLNMDHEIIWHRPIDPIKGTFQWQDQIVDVYDRGEGKGAVVKTKIDVRDEAGNLVCTNYSTTFFHEAGGFGGKPMPKSDVVIPEREPDFVVDDYVSEVQNLLYRLTGDTNLIHVDPEYAKNMKFDQPIVQGLCSFGFACRMMIGALIPGEPERAARMAAQMSSPLLPGTPVQTQIWKMEAGKAYFRFVDQNTGKAVLNRGVFEWK